The sequence CGACGAAGCGCTCGCCCGGGGAGGGGGCGCGATCCTCTTCCTTCCGCATCTCGGGCCCTGGGAGGCCGCGGGGGCGTACATCTCGTCGCTCGGATACCAACTCAACACCGTCGCGCTCGAACACCAGTCCCCGGCGGTGACCCGCTTCTTCGGCGAGCGGCGCCGCTCGTGGGGGATCGCCGAGCACGCGCCGGGGGAAAGCACGACGCGGCTTCTCGATGCCCTGCACCGGGGCGAGATCGTCGTCCTCCTCGTCGACCGGAACCTCGCGGGCAGGGGGGTGGAAACGACGTTCCTCGGACGCCGCGCCATGCTCCCCGACGGTCACGTCGTGCTTGCCGCCAGGGCGGGAGCCCCGCTCTTCCCGTGCCGATGCCGGTACGGAGTCGACGGCGCGATAGAGATCCTCGTTGACGATCCAATCGATTCGACGGGGGATACCGCGTCGATCGTCGAGGCGTGCGTCCGGCGCCTCGAGGTTTTCGTCCGTGAGAATCCCGAGCAGTGGTTCGCCTTCGATCACGTCTGGCTGGAGGGGGATTGAGATGCTCGACCGGATCGGCGCCGTCATTCCCGCGTTCGAGGAGGAGAAGCGGATCGGCGATGTCGTGCGCGCGGTGACGTCGCATCTCGATCCGTCGCTCGTCGTCGTCGTCGACGACGGTTCCCTCGACGGCACGGCCCGCAATGCCGCCGCGGAAGGGGCGCG comes from Candidatus Krumholzibacteriota bacterium and encodes:
- a CDS encoding lysophospholipid acyltransferase family protein yields the protein MVAGSNPVAPTSFCLHRMLAYLSYRFSAFIVRRAPRRVSSAFESMIARLFHFFRPRVRGNTRRNLDAAGSGASTIEVFRFFARSTGDFLMLGSDRGKALLASCRFEGRGRLDEALARGGGAILFLPHLGPWEAAGAYISSLGYQLNTVALEHQSPAVTRFFGERRRSWGIAEHAPGESTTRLLDALHRGEIVVLLVDRNLAGRGVETTFLGRRAMLPDGHVVLAARAGAPLFPCRCRYGVDGAIEILVDDPIDSTGDTASIVEACVRRLEVFVRENPEQWFAFDHVWLEGD